One Ananas comosus cultivar F153 linkage group 23, ASM154086v1, whole genome shotgun sequence genomic window carries:
- the LOC109727914 gene encoding peptidyl-prolyl cis-trans isomerase CYP22, translated as MASAAGTNNSGGAGGGAATAAAVPAPPLPPPPPAVAVEWHQRPPNPKNPIVFFDVTIGTIPAGRIKMELFADFAPKTAENFRQFCTGEYRKGGVPIGYKGCQFHRVIKDFMIQAGDFLKGDGSGCVSIYGSKFEDENFIAKHTGPGLLSMANSGPNSNGCQFFVTCAKCEWLDNKHVVFGRVLGEGLLVVRKIENVATGPNNRPKLACVIAECGEM; from the exons ATGGCCTCCGCCGCGGGAACCAACAAtagcggcggcgccggcggcggcgccgccaccgccgcggcGGTTCCcgctccgccgctgccgccgcctcctcctgcGGTGGCGGTGGAGTGGCACCAGCGGCCGCCGAACCCTAAGAACCCGATCGTCTTCTTCGACGTCACCATCGGCACCATCCCCGCCGGGCGCATCAAGATGGAGCTCTTCGCCGATTTCGCCCCCAAGACCGCCGAGAACTTCAG GCAGTTTTGTACGGGCGAGTACAG AAAGGGTGGAGTACCAATTGGTTATAAGGGATGTCAGTTTCATCGAGTTATAAAAGATTTCATGATTCAAGCGGGTGATTTCCTAAAG GGCGATGGCAGTGGCTGTGTAAGTATCTATGGCAGTAAGTTTGAGGATGAGAACTTCATTGCAAAGCATACTGGACCTGGTCTACTTTCTATG GCAAATAGTGGGCCAAACTCTAATGGATGTCAG TTTTTTGTAACATGTGCAAAGTGCGAGTGGCTAGATAATAAGCATGTGGTCTTTGGG AGGGTTTTGGGGGAAGGACTTCTTGTTGTCAGAAAGATTGAGAATGTGGCGACTGGACCCAACAATCGGCCGAAACTTGCTTGTGTAATAGCTGAATGTGGCGAGATGTAG